A single region of the Vicia villosa cultivar HV-30 ecotype Madison, WI linkage group LG4, Vvil1.0, whole genome shotgun sequence genome encodes:
- the LOC131596232 gene encoding putative wall-associated receptor kinase-like 16, with amino-acid sequence MHPLLKFAALALFVEAVTSDHQPQQALPGCKSTCGDIQIPYPFGIGNSTTQNHTPCYMNSKFILTCKNNSKLIRGTNIPVLDINPLGQMVFSFSVSYFCTNNSSKSTANSPFLRVPSLTISSTENKFITVGCDSYGYLNSNFKGATYSTGCLTRCYDYDPKMVIGNNTGKCTGLGCCQVDIPPLMRNITIQSSQFPDSTPSVKHYCSYSFIAKQGSYSFSVDDLNNLPKKRFPMVVNWAVSSESCQIAQTKANYACKENSECVDNDLDYDGYRCNCSKGFEGNPYLPGGCSDIDECATEYHGCKSKANCNNTFGNYTCFCPEGEIGDGTEGGGCQLEHNENANRIVLPTVLGAGAVFIVLFVMIIFYSINQKRKLTKLKEKFYKQNGGSILEQKLSQRQDSSSSQIAHIFKENELKKATNNFDESLIIGRGGFGTVFKGELEDKRIVAIKKSKTIDESQIEQFINEVDVVSQINHRNVVKLLGCCLETEVPLLVYEFVSNGTLSELIHKEIGKVNNVSWKTRLKIAAEVAGALSYLHSAASIPIIHRDVKCDNILLDGTNTAKVSDFGASRLVPLDQMEVATMVQGTIGYLDPEYMQTSQLTEKSDVYSFGVVLVELLTGEKPFSFGRAEDRRSLAMHFLSCLKKDNVFEVIQDGLLNEENEREIKEVAVLAAKCLRLRGEERPSMKEVAMELEGMQLIDKQSWIYEDVNIEESRYLLHESSSSLYELGDSSKQGDYGYDSLKDHVLIALDDGR; translated from the exons ATGCATCCATTACTAAAGTTTGCTGCATTAGCCCTGTTTGTAGAAGCAGTTACATCTGATCATCAACCCCAACAAGCCCTACCAGGCTGCAAATCCACTTGTGGAGACATACAAATTCCATATCCATTTGGCATAGGAAACTCAACAACACAAAATCACACACCATGTTACATGAATTCCAAATTTATACTCACTTGTAAAAACAACTCCAAATTGATCCGTGGTACCAATATTCCAGTCCTAGACATAAATCCACTAGGCCAAATGGTGTTTTCGTTTTCCGTCTCGTATTTTTGCACTAATAATAGTAGTAAGAGTACTGCAAATTCTCCTTTTCTTAGAGTTCCTTCTTTGACAATTTCAAGTACAGAAAACAAATTCATAACCGTCGGTTGCGACAGTTATGGATATCTTAATAGTAATTTCAAGGGTGCCACTTATTCAACAGGTTGCTTAACAAGATGTTATGATTATGATCCTAAAATGGTTATTGGCAATAACACTGGAAAATGCACTGGTTTAGGCTGTTGCCAAGTGGATATTCCTCCACTTATGAGAAATATCACTATCCAATCATCTCAATTCCCAGATTCTACACCATCTGTGAAACATTATTGTAGCTATTCCTTCATTGCAAAACAAGGATCTTACAGTTTTTCTGTAGATGATTTGAATAATCTACCTAAGAAAAGATTTCCCATGGTTGTTAATTGGGCTGTGTCAAGTGAGTCATGTCAAATAGCCCAGACAAAAGCTAATTATGCATGCAAGGAAAATAGTGAGTGTGTCGATAACGATCTGGATTATGACGGTTATAGATGCAACTGTTCCAAAGGTTTTGAAGGAAATCCATACCTTCCTGGAGGCTGCTCAG ACATAGACGAATGCGCAACAGAATATCATGGatgcaaaagtaaagcaaattGTAATAACACTTTTGGGAATTACACTTGTTTCTGTCCTGAGGGGGAAATCGGAGATGGAACGGAGGGAGGAGGATGCCAACTAGAACATAATGAAAATGCCAATAGAATAGTACTACCTACTGTCCTTG GAGCAGGAGCAGTATTTATTGTTctatttgtgatgataattttcTATTCAATAAACCAAAAAAGGAAACTTACCAAATTGAAAGAGAAATTCTATAAGCAAAATGGAGGTTCTATTTTGGAACAGAAACTTAGTCAAAGACAAGACTCATCATCATCTCAAATAGCTCATATTTTCAAAGAAAATGAACTAAAGAAAGCCACAAACAACTTTGATGAGAGTTTAATCATAGGTAGAGGAGGTTTTGGCACAGTTTTCAAAGGGGAACTAGAAGATAAGAGAATTGTTgctataaaaaaatccaaaactaTAGACGAAAGCCAAATTGAACAATTCATCAATGAGGTTGATGTTGTCTCTCAAATAAATCACAGAAATGTGGTCAAACTCTTGGGGTGTTGTCTAGAAACAGAAGTTCCTTTGTTGGTTTATGAATTTGTTTCCAATGGTACCCTTTCTGAACTTATACATAAAGAAATAGGTAAGGTGAATAATGTATCGTGGAAAACTCGTCTTAAGATCGCGGCCGAGGTAGCTGGAGCTTTGTCATATCTACATTCAGCCGCCTCAATACCGATTATCCACAGAGATGTCAAGTGTGATAACATTCTCTTGGATGGAACCAACACTGCGAAAGTATCTGATTTTGGAGCTTCAAGATTGGTTCCACTCGACCAAATGGAAGTAGCCACAATGGTGCAAGGAACTATTGGCTACTTAGACCCGGAGTATATGCAAACAAGCCAATTGACTGAGAAAAGCGATGTATATAGCTTTGGAGTAGTTCTCGTGGAGCTGCTAACGGGGGAGAAGCCTTTTAGTTTTGGGAGGGCAGAAGACAGAAGAAGTCTTGCTATGCACTTTCTGTCTTGCTTGAAAAAGGATAATGTGTTTGAAGTTATTCAAGATGGTTTGTTGAACGAAGAAAACGAACGAGAGATCAAGGAGGTAGCTGTTCTTGCAGCAAAGTGTTTGAGACTAAGAGGGGAGGAAAGACCAAGCATGAAGGAAGTGGCTATGGAATTGGAGGGAATGCAATTAATAGATAAGCAATCTTGGATCTATGAAGACGTAAATATAGAGGAGAGTCGCTACTTGCTTCATGAATCATCTTCTAGCCTTTATGAACTTGGTGATAGCAGCAAACAAGGAGATTATGGGTATGACAGCTTGAAAGATCATGTACTGATTGCCTTGGATGATGGAAGATGA